One genomic window of Myxococcota bacterium includes the following:
- a CDS encoding anhydro-N-acetylmuramic acid kinase — MRVIGLMSGTSADGVDAALVEWDDPQAPRPFRLRAQLETPLPPALQERIHRVAAGRVAPGEALREFAGLDVELGHLFADAAISVAEAAGVPIDEIDAIASHGQTVAHHPELRATLQIGDPSVIAERTGVTTVADFRPRDIAAGGEGAPLAPFFHFVAFASADENRVVLNLGGIANVTWLPAGDRGENVIAFDVGPANALLDGVIQRVTGGAERMDRDGARALRGEVDRALLDELLDDAFLLAPPPKSTGRERYGSDEVDALVARWGERPLDDLAATLVAFTAEAVGHACRTHLGGGKVDRLLVGGGGARNPASMAALGRAVPGAAVEPFDACGVPADAAEAMAFALMGRNALLGLPNHLPACTGAGEARVLGEIVPGRAGLRFGA; from the coding sequence ATGCGGGTGATCGGGTTGATGTCGGGAACGTCGGCGGACGGCGTGGATGCCGCCCTTGTGGAGTGGGACGATCCGCAGGCCCCGCGTCCGTTTCGGTTGCGGGCGCAACTCGAGACGCCCTTGCCGCCGGCGCTCCAAGAGCGGATTCATCGGGTGGCGGCGGGGCGCGTCGCGCCAGGCGAGGCACTTCGCGAATTCGCCGGCTTGGACGTGGAGCTGGGGCATTTATTCGCGGATGCCGCGATTTCGGTCGCCGAGGCGGCCGGCGTGCCGATCGACGAGATCGACGCGATCGCGTCTCATGGGCAGACCGTGGCCCACCATCCCGAGCTGCGCGCGACGCTGCAGATCGGCGATCCATCCGTCATCGCGGAGCGTACGGGGGTGACGACGGTCGCGGACTTCCGCCCACGCGACATCGCGGCCGGCGGGGAGGGAGCGCCGCTCGCGCCCTTCTTCCATTTCGTGGCGTTCGCATCGGCGGACGAGAACCGCGTGGTCCTGAACCTCGGCGGGATCGCGAACGTCACCTGGCTGCCCGCGGGCGACCGCGGCGAGAACGTGATTGCCTTCGACGTCGGTCCCGCGAATGCGCTGCTCGACGGTGTGATCCAACGCGTTACCGGGGGCGCAGAACGCATGGATCGAGATGGCGCGCGCGCACTGCGGGGCGAGGTCGATCGCGCGCTCCTCGACGAACTGCTCGACGACGCGTTCCTGCTCGCGCCACCGCCGAAGTCGACGGGTCGTGAACGCTACGGGAGCGATGAGGTCGATGCGCTGGTCGCGCGCTGGGGCGAGCGCCCCCTCGACGATCTGGCGGCGACCCTCGTCGCCTTCACGGCGGAAGCGGTCGGCCACGCCTGCCGAACCCATCTGGGCGGGGGCAAGGTGGACCGTCTGTTGGTGGGCGGGGGCGGCGCGCGGAACCCGGCCTCGATGGCGGCGCTCGGACGCGCGGTCCCCGGCGCAGCCGTGGAGCCCTTCGATGCCTGTGGGGTGCCGGCGGACGCGGCCGAGGCGATGGCCTTTGCGCTGATGGGTCGCAACGCGCTCCTCGGACTCCCCAACCATCTCCCCGCCTGCACCGGGGCCGGAGAGGCGCGGGTGCTGGGCGAGATCGTGCCCGGACGGGCTGGACTCAGATTCGGAGCTTGA
- a CDS encoding glycosyltransferase family 4 protein, whose protein sequence is MRIALLTYRGNMFCGGQGIYAAYLAREWKKAGHDVHVIAGPPFPELEPDIPLHEIPNENVFGVEHPEWARRENPFSLLKPLSLWELGVSRFGVFPEMQTFSLRLLARWKQLHDRYKFDIVFDNQCLGWGLLGIRATGVPVVSVIHHPLHIDREADFAIDPSLVKKIKRTLYFPLFMQQQVAPRLDRIVTVSEASRREIEKYFRIPEKEVRVVYNGTDTDLFHPVEVQKDADLLFIGRTEDRKKGVGTLLEAMARLPDVHLKIVDGRIPDDGLVMRYLDRYQIHDRVTLHREMLSIEDLVRQYSTARAAVVPSFFEGFGFPASEAMACGLPVIANAAGALPEVVGTDGTSGRLVPPRDPDAMAEAIRDVLTVPGRAESMGRAARERVKRLFQWDQAAEELVAVFEETLHAAHRRSRAA, encoded by the coding sequence GTGCGGATCGCGCTGCTCACGTATCGCGGGAACATGTTCTGTGGCGGTCAGGGCATTTACGCCGCCTATCTCGCTCGAGAATGGAAGAAGGCGGGGCACGACGTCCACGTGATCGCCGGCCCGCCCTTCCCGGAACTCGAGCCCGACATTCCGCTCCACGAGATTCCAAACGAGAACGTCTTCGGCGTGGAGCATCCGGAGTGGGCGCGACGCGAGAATCCGTTCTCGCTGCTGAAGCCGCTTTCCTTGTGGGAGCTCGGCGTCTCGCGCTTCGGCGTGTTCCCCGAGATGCAGACCTTCTCGCTGCGCCTGCTCGCGCGCTGGAAGCAGCTCCACGACCGCTACAAGTTCGACATCGTCTTCGACAACCAGTGCCTCGGCTGGGGCCTGCTCGGCATTCGCGCGACGGGAGTGCCGGTCGTCTCGGTGATCCATCACCCGCTCCACATCGACCGCGAGGCCGACTTCGCGATCGATCCGAGCCTCGTCAAGAAGATCAAGCGCACGCTCTACTTCCCGCTGTTCATGCAACAGCAGGTCGCGCCGCGGCTCGATCGAATCGTCACCGTGAGCGAGGCCTCGCGGCGGGAGATCGAGAAGTACTTCCGCATTCCCGAGAAGGAAGTGCGGGTCGTCTACAACGGCACCGACACCGACCTCTTCCACCCCGTCGAAGTCCAGAAGGACGCCGACCTCCTCTTCATTGGCCGCACCGAAGACCGGAAGAAAGGAGTGGGCACGCTGCTCGAAGCGATGGCCCGGCTCCCGGACGTCCACCTCAAGATCGTAGACGGACGCATTCCCGACGACGGCCTCGTCATGCGCTACCTGGATCGCTACCAGATCCACGACCGGGTGACCCTGCACCGGGAGATGCTCTCCATCGAGGATCTCGTGCGCCAGTACTCGACGGCACGCGCCGCCGTGGTGCCGTCGTTCTTCGAGGGGTTCGGCTTCCCCGCCAGCGAGGCAATGGCTTGCGGTCTTCCCGTGATCGCGAACGCCGCCGGCGCGCTGCCCGAGGTGGTCGGGACCGACGGGACGAGCGGTCGCCTGGTACCCCCGCGCGACCCCGATGCGATGGCCGAGGCGATTCGGGACGTGCTGACCGTCCCCGGACGCGCCGAGTCGATGGGTCGCGCTGCGCGCGAGCGGGTGAAGCGGTTGTTCCAGTGGGACCAGGCCGCGGAAGAGCTCGTCGCGGTGTTCGAGGAAACGCTGCATGCTGCTCACCGTCGATCTCGAGCGGCTTGA
- a CDS encoding class I SAM-dependent methyltransferase, translating into MLLTVDLERLDVRRGERLLDAGCGEGRHCFGALEKGADVVGLDLDYPSLRAAAGGLRNRGEALGQMGAMLQGNTFHLPFADDSFDKVICSEVMEHVHDYTGAARELARVTKPGGLAAITIPTTTSEHLYLRVGDDYFESPGGHIRIFRPRQLAEGLARVGFATVGVGFAHALHTPYWVLRSIAGLPKADESALVRAYRLFLIRATASPALTWLENALNYVCPKSVILYAELRATPRTA; encoded by the coding sequence ATGCTGCTCACCGTCGATCTCGAGCGGCTTGACGTTCGCCGCGGGGAGCGGCTGCTCGACGCCGGCTGCGGCGAGGGTCGACACTGCTTCGGCGCGCTCGAGAAGGGTGCCGACGTCGTCGGGCTCGACCTCGACTACCCGTCGCTGCGCGCGGCCGCGGGGGGCCTTCGCAACCGCGGCGAAGCGCTGGGCCAGATGGGAGCCATGCTCCAGGGCAACACCTTCCACCTACCATTTGCCGACGACAGCTTCGACAAGGTGATCTGCTCCGAGGTGATGGAGCACGTCCACGACTACACGGGGGCTGCGCGCGAACTCGCCCGCGTGACCAAGCCCGGCGGCCTCGCTGCCATCACGATCCCCACGACCACGAGCGAGCACCTCTACCTCCGGGTCGGCGATGACTACTTCGAATCGCCCGGCGGACACATCCGCATCTTCCGACCGCGACAACTCGCGGAGGGTCTGGCGCGGGTCGGGTTCGCGACCGTCGGCGTCGGCTTCGCCCATGCGCTCCACACGCCCTACTGGGTGCTGCGGTCGATCGCCGGGCTCCCGAAGGCCGACGAGAGCGCGCTGGTCCGGGCCTACCGCCTGTTCCTGATCCGGGCGACGGCCTCGCCTGCGCTGACCTGGCTCGAGAATGCGCTCAACTACGTCTGCCCGAAGAGCGTGATCCTCTACGCGGAGCTGCGCGCGACGCCTCGGACCGCATAA
- a CDS encoding glycosyltransferase family 4 protein, whose protein sequence is MDRPLRIAFVAYRGNMRCGGQGVYLWFLARELARLGHEVDVWVGPPYPDPMPFARRVTQLPNQQYWAGWFSKDRKALIPDPPLRILHPLELYELGASYLGFLPEPFAFSFRALRSVSSALRAGGRYDLIHDVQCLGWGLLGLRALGLPLVTTVHHPLTVDRRTSFLRDRNFREAIGTMAFYPVGMQSFVARRADRLFTSSAVSAKQIEADFGVNPERIRMVANGVDTELFSPDRDVERSDHEVLCVGRASDPNKGVVTLVEAIAKLPASTRLTLVDDDHPDNGARKRAKELGIADRVDIVGRVPVDTLVHLYRRATVVAVPSLFEGFGLPAAEAMACETPVVASAAGALPEVVNTGGGGLLVEPGSADALAAGLSQLLSQPAARRELGVLGRKGVLAAYAWPRVAEHTAEVYAEVLAERGRPTNSTTSAPRGH, encoded by the coding sequence ATGGACCGCCCGCTGCGCATCGCCTTCGTCGCCTACCGCGGCAACATGCGTTGCGGGGGACAGGGCGTGTATCTGTGGTTCCTGGCCCGCGAGCTTGCGCGCCTGGGACACGAGGTCGACGTCTGGGTGGGCCCGCCCTACCCCGACCCGATGCCCTTCGCGCGGCGGGTCACCCAGCTCCCGAACCAGCAGTACTGGGCGGGCTGGTTCTCGAAAGACCGAAAAGCGCTGATCCCGGACCCGCCGCTCCGCATCCTGCACCCGCTCGAGCTCTACGAACTCGGCGCCAGCTATCTCGGTTTCCTGCCCGAGCCGTTCGCCTTCAGCTTTCGTGCCCTGCGCTCCGTCTCGAGTGCGCTGCGCGCCGGTGGGCGCTACGACCTGATCCACGACGTCCAGTGCCTGGGCTGGGGACTGCTCGGCCTGCGCGCGCTCGGCCTGCCGCTCGTCACGACCGTGCACCATCCGCTCACGGTCGATCGCCGCACATCGTTCCTGCGCGATCGCAACTTCCGCGAGGCGATCGGGACGATGGCGTTCTACCCGGTGGGCATGCAGTCCTTCGTCGCGCGCCGGGCGGACCGGCTCTTCACTTCGTCGGCCGTGAGCGCCAAGCAGATCGAGGCCGACTTCGGCGTGAACCCCGAACGCATCCGCATGGTCGCGAACGGGGTGGACACCGAACTCTTCTCGCCCGACCGCGACGTCGAACGCAGCGATCACGAGGTGCTGTGCGTGGGCCGCGCGTCGGACCCGAACAAGGGCGTCGTCACCCTCGTCGAGGCGATCGCGAAGCTGCCCGCGTCGACCCGCCTCACCCTGGTCGACGACGATCACCCGGACAACGGGGCGCGAAAGCGGGCGAAGGAACTCGGCATCGCCGACCGCGTGGACATCGTCGGGCGCGTCCCGGTCGATACCCTGGTGCACCTCTATCGCCGTGCGACGGTCGTAGCGGTGCCATCGCTCTTCGAGGGCTTCGGGCTACCAGCCGCCGAAGCCATGGCGTGCGAGACGCCCGTGGTTGCCTCCGCCGCGGGCGCCCTGCCCGAAGTCGTCAACACCGGTGGCGGAGGCCTGCTGGTGGAGCCGGGCTCGGCCGATGCGCTGGCCGCCGGGCTCTCCCAGCTGCTGTCCCAACCCGCTGCGCGACGCGAACTCGGCGTACTCGGACGCAAGGGTGTGCTCGCGGCCTACGCCTGGCCGCGGGTCGCCGAGCACACCGCCGAGGTCTACGCCGAGGTGCTCGCCGAACGCGGCCGGCCGACCAACAGCACGACGTCGGCACCGCGGGGCCACTGA
- a CDS encoding methyltransferase domain-containing protein — MRVVDLDRDMRDVIPTATTRDSDYLFEHMTTRTLDATGAGPGRRVLDVASGFGQDARALAGRGGLVVAAEPSGRMAALARLQDEEHDGPTPTQVRGWADGLPFADDSFDAVFCKGAIDHFDTPRRAIREMARVTRPDGRVVLTIANFDSLACRIARAGDWFAERWRGTALPRGRRHYDVPHDHFTRYELDLMREQAGEWLTLERVEGISLGWGYPRWSRWVTAWPEKLADLALRGADALARQWPRGADVVLLVGRPRSASTSA; from the coding sequence ATGCGCGTCGTCGACCTCGATCGGGACATGCGGGACGTGATCCCGACCGCGACCACCCGCGACAGCGACTACCTCTTCGAGCACATGACCACCCGGACCCTCGATGCGACGGGCGCCGGGCCGGGTCGCCGGGTGCTGGACGTCGCGAGCGGCTTCGGCCAGGACGCGCGCGCGCTCGCTGGGCGGGGCGGGCTCGTCGTGGCAGCCGAGCCTTCCGGTCGCATGGCGGCGCTGGCGCGGCTCCAGGACGAGGAGCACGACGGCCCGACGCCCACCCAGGTCCGGGGCTGGGCGGACGGCCTGCCGTTCGCGGACGACAGCTTCGACGCCGTCTTCTGCAAGGGCGCGATCGACCACTTCGACACCCCGCGCCGCGCGATCCGCGAGATGGCGCGCGTGACCCGTCCGGACGGCCGCGTCGTGCTCACGATCGCGAACTTCGATTCGCTGGCCTGCCGCATCGCGCGCGCCGGCGACTGGTTCGCGGAACGCTGGCGCGGCACCGCGCTGCCGCGCGGTCGTCGACACTACGACGTGCCCCACGATCACTTCACCCGCTACGAACTCGACCTGATGCGAGAACAGGCGGGCGAATGGCTGACCCTCGAGCGGGTCGAGGGCATCTCGCTCGGTTGGGGCTACCCGCGTTGGTCGCGGTGGGTCACCGCGTGGCCCGAGAAGCTCGCTGATCTCGCGCTGCGCGGCGCCGACGCCCTCGCGCGTCAGTGGCCCCGCGGTGCCGACGTCGTGCTGTTGGTCGGCCGGCCGCGTTCGGCGAGCACCTCGGCGTAG
- a CDS encoding response regulator gives MSDDRKPQLLLVDDESRILSALRRALRREGYEIHLAETAAEALAVVETTRLDAVLSDYKMPGMTGLQLLVEVARLQPDAARMIITGWNEEIAPADLERVGVQAVLSKPWDDADLKLALRKAMGG, from the coding sequence GTGAGCGACGACCGCAAGCCGCAGTTGCTGCTGGTGGACGACGAGTCGCGCATCCTGTCGGCGCTGCGACGCGCGCTGCGCCGGGAGGGCTACGAGATCCACCTCGCCGAGACGGCCGCCGAGGCCCTCGCCGTCGTGGAAACGACCCGCCTCGACGCGGTGCTCTCGGACTACAAGATGCCCGGCATGACGGGCCTGCAGCTGCTCGTGGAGGTGGCGCGACTCCAGCCCGACGCCGCCCGCATGATCATCACCGGGTGGAACGAAGAGATCGCCCCGGCTGATCTCGAACGGGTCGGGGTGCAGGCGGTGCTCTCGAAACCCTGGGACGACGCCGACCTGAAGTTGGCCCTGCGCAAGGCGATGGGCGGCTGA
- a CDS encoding ATP-binding protein produces MSGEGPLGVPRERAESGAHLLVATPAAAGTPPIAEALTPLARDGSLAWVHDLAGCIEHCRRVPVDLVVVDEALGRDAEEIVARLRTSGVGLLVVQAQPADPETLAWFRRGANECVIADRGFASLRHAAREQWERLASLRQAAPERVDAGADGILRHLGSALVVVDGRGAIRFANSGAEQILGESAELLRGQRFLDWVVDAEDAKALAAHPEPSARGFDTQLRGREGRSIPVSLSWGPVQGDAGDVQGAVVVFQDQSEAQEWRAHVLQTEKMASIGQLAAGVAHEINNPMGFIHANLFQMTEYVTDLRQVWSRTEGLQKAVDTEDLPAIRQAAEELGETAADVDVPFLLQDLAKAIRESQEGSERIRHIVQDLRDFSHQDTGERVLADLNACLEATANIVWPMMKHLVVLEREYGELPPVPCYPMQLKQVFMNLLVNAYQAIEDVVGDSGELGSVVLRTRAHDGGVEVSVRDSGVGIAAENLDRIFDPFFTTKKVGAGTGLGLSTSFSIVRRHGGTLGVESTPGEGTTFRLRLPLLRETIGSEPA; encoded by the coding sequence ATGAGCGGGGAAGGTCCGCTCGGCGTCCCGCGCGAACGCGCGGAATCGGGAGCCCACCTGCTGGTGGCGACGCCTGCGGCGGCCGGGACGCCGCCGATCGCCGAGGCGCTCACGCCCCTCGCGCGCGATGGCTCGCTGGCCTGGGTCCATGACCTGGCTGGCTGTATCGAACACTGTCGTCGCGTTCCCGTCGATCTGGTGGTGGTCGACGAAGCGCTGGGACGCGATGCCGAGGAGATCGTCGCCCGCTTGCGCACGAGTGGCGTCGGCTTGTTGGTGGTCCAGGCCCAGCCGGCAGACCCGGAGACGCTGGCCTGGTTCCGGCGCGGCGCGAACGAATGCGTGATTGCCGATCGCGGTTTCGCGTCGCTACGGCACGCCGCGCGCGAGCAATGGGAGCGGCTCGCGTCGCTTCGCCAGGCCGCGCCTGAGCGCGTCGACGCGGGGGCCGACGGGATCCTGCGTCATCTGGGCAGCGCGCTGGTGGTGGTCGATGGGCGTGGGGCGATTCGCTTCGCGAACAGCGGAGCCGAGCAGATCCTCGGCGAGTCGGCCGAGCTCCTGCGTGGCCAGCGCTTCCTGGACTGGGTGGTCGACGCGGAAGACGCGAAGGCGCTCGCGGCCCATCCCGAACCGAGCGCCCGCGGCTTCGATACCCAGCTGCGCGGACGTGAGGGGCGTTCGATCCCGGTGAGTCTTTCCTGGGGGCCGGTCCAGGGAGACGCGGGTGACGTGCAAGGCGCGGTCGTGGTCTTCCAGGATCAGAGCGAGGCGCAGGAGTGGCGCGCCCACGTCCTGCAGACCGAGAAGATGGCGTCGATCGGACAGCTCGCCGCGGGCGTCGCCCACGAGATCAACAATCCGATGGGCTTCATCCACGCCAACCTCTTCCAGATGACCGAGTACGTGACCGACCTGCGTCAGGTGTGGTCGCGGACCGAGGGGCTGCAGAAGGCGGTGGACACCGAGGATCTGCCGGCGATTCGCCAGGCCGCCGAGGAGTTGGGCGAGACCGCGGCCGATGTCGACGTGCCGTTCCTGCTCCAGGACCTCGCGAAGGCGATTCGCGAGTCCCAGGAGGGTTCGGAGCGAATCCGCCACATCGTCCAGGATCTCCGCGATTTCTCGCACCAGGACACGGGCGAACGCGTGCTCGCGGATCTCAACGCCTGTCTCGAGGCGACGGCGAACATCGTCTGGCCGATGATGAAGCACCTGGTGGTGCTCGAGCGCGAATACGGCGAGCTGCCCCCGGTGCCCTGCTACCCGATGCAGCTCAAGCAGGTCTTCATGAACCTCCTCGTGAACGCCTATCAAGCGATCGAGGATGTCGTCGGCGATTCGGGCGAGCTTGGCTCGGTCGTGCTGCGCACCCGCGCGCATGACGGGGGCGTGGAGGTATCGGTGCGCGACAGCGGCGTCGGGATCGCCGCCGAGAACCTGGACCGCATCTTCGATCCGTTCTTCACCACCAAGAAGGTCGGCGCGGGGACGGGGCTCGGTCTCTCCACGTCCTTCAGCATCGTGCGACGTCATGGTGGCACCCTCGGTGTCGAGAGCACGCCGGGCGAGGGCACCACCTTCCGCCTGCGCTTGCCGCTCTTGCGCGAGACGATCGGTAGCGAGCCCGCGTGA
- a CDS encoding sigma-54 dependent transcriptional regulator — protein sequence MSSLLSRAGREVPDSEELPGRILLIDDEPLLLRSLRRILDEEGHESWLAESVAEAEARLADPDLDVVLLDLGLGRDSGLEVLDRLKLERPELEVIVITGNASIESAVGCIRRGAFDYVAKPFDPHRVRTTVQRAVERRRLLRRNQQLEDELRDRQSTPSLIGTSPRMRALSRTIASLRHNESHVLIRGESGTGKELVARAIHAASPRAQARFVPVDCGALPESIIESELFGHEKGAFTGATGSPGLFRVAAGGTLFLDEIGEIPPLVQAKLLRAIQEKEVRPVGSGDSVSVDLRIVTATHRDLEQMVEEGGFRADLFYRLNVVRIEIPPLRERPEDIPLLIQHFIAKYARPDLPIEGIDDDALAVLCEAEWPGNVRELENVIESAMALAPGPRLRVADLPAERRSRRTGAPDLVKLPLSLTAYEQAALERALAEAEGDASQAARLLGVGRSTFYRKLAAHGLGRR from the coding sequence ATGTCGAGCCTCCTCTCGCGTGCCGGCCGCGAGGTTCCCGATTCCGAGGAGCTGCCGGGGCGCATCCTCCTGATCGACGACGAGCCCCTGCTGCTGCGTTCGCTGCGGCGGATCCTGGACGAGGAGGGCCACGAGTCGTGGCTCGCCGAATCCGTGGCCGAGGCCGAGGCGCGGCTCGCGGACCCGGACCTCGACGTCGTCCTCCTCGATCTGGGCCTGGGCCGCGACAGCGGTCTGGAGGTCCTGGATCGCCTGAAGCTCGAGCGTCCCGAGCTCGAAGTCATCGTGATCACCGGCAACGCCAGCATCGAGAGCGCGGTCGGCTGCATTCGGCGCGGGGCGTTCGACTACGTGGCGAAGCCCTTCGACCCGCATCGCGTGCGCACCACCGTGCAGCGGGCGGTCGAGCGGCGACGGCTGCTGCGGCGCAACCAGCAGCTCGAGGACGAGCTGCGCGACCGCCAGTCGACCCCGTCCTTGATCGGAACGTCACCCCGCATGCGCGCGCTGTCCCGCACCATCGCCAGCCTGCGCCACAACGAGAGTCATGTCCTGATCCGCGGAGAGAGCGGTACCGGCAAGGAGCTGGTGGCGCGCGCGATTCACGCGGCGAGCCCGAGGGCGCAGGCGCGCTTCGTTCCCGTCGACTGCGGCGCCTTGCCCGAGTCGATCATCGAGAGCGAACTCTTCGGTCACGAGAAGGGCGCGTTCACCGGTGCGACGGGTTCACCGGGGCTCTTCCGGGTTGCGGCGGGCGGCACGCTCTTCCTCGACGAGATCGGGGAGATTCCGCCGCTGGTACAGGCGAAGCTCCTGCGCGCGATCCAGGAGAAGGAAGTACGACCGGTCGGGTCCGGGGATTCCGTCTCGGTGGATCTGCGGATCGTGACGGCCACCCATCGCGACCTCGAGCAGATGGTGGAGGAGGGCGGATTCCGCGCGGACCTGTTCTATCGCCTGAACGTGGTGCGCATCGAGATTCCACCGCTGCGCGAGCGGCCCGAGGACATCCCGCTGCTGATCCAACACTTCATCGCGAAGTACGCGCGGCCCGATCTGCCGATCGAAGGCATCGACGACGATGCGCTGGCCGTGCTCTGCGAGGCGGAGTGGCCCGGCAACGTGCGCGAACTCGAGAATGTGATCGAGTCGGCGATGGCGCTCGCCCCGGGTCCGCGCCTGCGCGTGGCAGACCTGCCGGCCGAGCGGCGCTCCCGCCGCACGGGAGCCCCGGATCTGGTGAAGCTGCCCCTCAGCCTGACGGCGTACGAGCAGGCCGCCCTGGAACGGGCGCTGGCCGAGGCCGAGGGCGACGCGAGCCAGGCGGCGCGACTGCTGGGCGTGGGACGCAGCACCTTCTACCGCAAGCTCGCGGCGCACGGACTGGGGCGGCGCTAG
- a CDS encoding sigma-54 dependent transcriptional regulator: protein MAEEPTLAKSHVLVVDDEEFYRSALARILGRAGHEVFEAGDAKEGLARVTQGGIDLVVADIRMPGINGLEFVRQVHELEPDLPCIVVTGFGSPESSVEALRAGAFWYLEKPFDQGHLDVVRRLVEQAIEHGRLKAENRALQSELRAKYRFENIVGHSGALRSVLDIVAKVAPTDSTVLVTGESGTGKELIARAIHYNSKRADRNLVTVNCGAIPEELLESELFGHLKGAFTNAVADREGRFARAHGGTIFLDEIGDMSPNLQVKLLRVLQERTFEPVGSSKTETVNVRVIAATNQKLEEAIQDGRFREDLYFRLNVVPIEVPPLRRRREDIPLLVQHFLDVLNQDRGTRVDSVADNAMHLLSHYGWPGNVRELENVVERLTVMRDEGEIQVDDLPDAFRRAPAPDADAGSAQSGSLKDRVSAFERQLIIDALEKTGWNKAAAAKLLGMNRTTLIEKIKKYGIEAD from the coding sequence GTGGCGGAGGAGCCCACCCTGGCCAAGTCGCATGTCCTCGTCGTCGATGACGAGGAGTTCTACCGCAGTGCTCTCGCGCGCATCCTCGGACGCGCCGGCCACGAAGTCTTCGAAGCCGGCGACGCGAAGGAAGGCCTTGCCCGCGTCACCCAGGGCGGCATCGATCTGGTGGTCGCGGACATCCGCATGCCCGGGATCAACGGCCTGGAGTTCGTGCGCCAGGTCCACGAGCTCGAACCCGACCTGCCCTGCATCGTGGTGACGGGCTTCGGGAGCCCGGAGAGCTCGGTGGAAGCCCTGCGCGCCGGCGCCTTCTGGTATCTCGAGAAGCCCTTCGACCAGGGGCATCTCGACGTCGTACGGCGCCTCGTGGAGCAGGCCATCGAGCACGGTCGCCTCAAGGCGGAGAACCGCGCCCTCCAGAGCGAGCTACGGGCGAAGTACCGTTTCGAGAACATCGTGGGACACAGCGGTGCCCTGCGGAGCGTCCTCGACATCGTGGCGAAGGTGGCGCCGACCGACAGCACCGTGCTGGTGACCGGCGAGAGCGGCACCGGCAAAGAGCTGATCGCCCGCGCCATCCACTACAACAGCAAACGCGCGGACCGGAACCTCGTGACCGTGAACTGCGGTGCGATTCCCGAGGAGCTCCTGGAATCCGAACTCTTCGGCCATCTGAAGGGCGCCTTCACCAACGCCGTCGCCGATCGTGAGGGCCGTTTCGCGCGCGCCCACGGCGGCACGATCTTCCTCGACGAGATTGGCGACATGAGCCCGAACCTCCAGGTGAAGCTCCTGCGCGTGCTCCAGGAGCGCACCTTCGAACCGGTCGGCTCCTCGAAGACCGAGACCGTCAACGTCCGCGTGATCGCCGCGACCAATCAGAAGCTGGAAGAGGCGATCCAGGACGGCCGCTTCCGCGAAGATCTCTACTTCCGCCTGAACGTGGTGCCGATCGAGGTCCCGCCCCTGCGACGCCGGCGCGAGGACATCCCGCTCCTGGTGCAGCACTTCCTCGACGTGCTCAATCAGGACCGCGGCACCCGCGTCGATTCGGTCGCGGACAACGCCATGCACCTGCTCTCCCACTACGGCTGGCCCGGCAACGTGCGCGAGCTCGAGAACGTGGTCGAGCGCCTGACCGTGATGCGCGACGAAGGCGAGATCCAGGTGGACGACCTGCCCGACGCCTTCCGCCGCGCTCCGGCGCCGGACGCCGACGCCGGGAGCGCACAGAGTGGCTCGCTGAAGGATCGTGTCTCCGCCTTCGAGCGTCAGCTGATCATCGACGCCCTCGAAAAGACGGGCTGGAACAAAGCCGCCGCGGCCAAGCTGTTGGGGATGAACCGCACCACCTTGATCGAGAAGATCAAGAAGTACGGCATCGAGGCCGATTAG